In Natranaerobius thermophilus JW/NM-WN-LF, the genomic stretch TTTTGGGTCTCGGGTTTATTCTTCTTCATAACCAAATGTGCAATCAAGGAAAAGATATTACCCACTACGAAGTATAGAGGAAGCCCTGCTGGTAACGTAGAGCTGATAAAAATTATCATAAAGGGCATGATCATCATCATTGATGAATTAGATTGGCTTGTCATAGTTAGCTTTTGCTGCAAAAATGTTGTACCACCTGCAAGTATTGGCAAGATAAAGAAAGGATCTGATTGACTTAAGTCAATACCTAGGAATACAGGGTCTACATCACCTAAAAATTGTTGGTAATCACGAAGTAATCTAAACATAGCAATTAATACGGGCATCTGTACAATCAAAGGCAGGCAACCAGCTGCTGGGTTAACTTTGTGTTTTTTCCATAACTCCATTGTTTTCTTATTAAGTGTTTCTTTATCGTCCTTGTATT encodes the following:
- a CDS encoding YidC/Oxa1 family membrane protein insertase, whose translation is MLDPIISVLGSILSFFYELTGSYGLAIVILTIGVRALTFPLMAKQMQSTNKMQELQPELKKLQEKYKDDKETLNKKTMELWKKHKVNPAAGCLPLIVQMPVLIAMFRLLRDYQQFLGDVDPVFLGIDLSQSDPFFILPILAGGTTFLQQKLTMTSQSNSSMMMIMPFMIIFISSTLPAGLPLYFVVGNIFSLIAHLVMKKNKPETQKEGGANQ